In Arthrobacter sp. QXT-31, one genomic interval encodes:
- a CDS encoding SDR family NAD(P)-dependent oxidoreductase — translation MNALTLTGQVALVTGAGHGIGRASALALAEAGALVVASDMDFARAAETEQLIKDAGHKGVAAVADVTDEKAMAAVVDDIVRTHGRLDVVHANAGVLMAGTALTQTLDEWDKTFQVNVRGTFLTVRAVLPQMIKQKSGAIIITASVSGLIGEPDLVAYNTSKGALVNLTRQLAVEYAKDGIRVNGVCPGWIETGFNDPVLGHLDTEELDQLVGTQVPLGRQGTPEDIAPSVVFLASDWARYITGQLLPIDGGLTSM, via the coding sequence ATGAATGCTCTGACCCTGACCGGCCAGGTTGCCCTGGTGACCGGAGCCGGCCACGGCATCGGCCGCGCCAGCGCCCTGGCGCTGGCGGAGGCCGGCGCCTTGGTGGTGGCCTCGGACATGGACTTTGCGCGCGCCGCCGAAACCGAGCAGCTGATCAAAGACGCGGGCCACAAAGGTGTGGCGGCAGTTGCTGACGTGACCGACGAAAAGGCGATGGCCGCCGTCGTCGATGACATTGTCCGGACCCACGGCCGGCTGGACGTTGTCCACGCCAACGCGGGCGTGCTCATGGCGGGAACCGCCCTGACCCAGACCCTCGACGAGTGGGACAAGACCTTCCAGGTCAACGTGCGCGGCACATTCCTCACGGTGCGGGCGGTGCTTCCGCAGATGATCAAGCAGAAGTCGGGCGCGATCATCATCACGGCGTCCGTTTCCGGCCTGATCGGGGAGCCGGACCTCGTTGCCTACAACACGTCCAAGGGCGCGCTGGTGAACCTCACCCGGCAGCTCGCCGTTGAGTACGCCAAGGACGGAATCCGCGTCAACGGCGTGTGCCCCGGATGGATCGAAACAGGCTTCAATGACCCCGTGCTCGGCCACCTGGACACGGAAGAACTCGATCAGCTCGTCGGAACGCAGGTACCTCTGGGACGCCAGGGTACACCGGAGGATATCGCCCCCTCGGTGGTGTTCCTCGCGTCGGACTGGGCCCGGTACATCACCGGGCAGCTCCTGCCCATCGACGGCGGCCTGACGTCAATGTAG
- a CDS encoding amino acid permease, whose translation MSVTKPQRSDDELLANLGYKPELKRSWSGFSNFAISFSVISILSGPFISFFIGWNNGGPAAISWGWPIVCALILVVGLCMGELVSAMPTSGGMYYWAAKLGSLRSSYFTGWLDFLGLLAIVAAVSYGCATFIDVTLSSFSSAWAEGYSLSRVFLIFIAVLVVVTILSIFSSHLLAIFNNISVWWHVIGTAAIIAIIIFVPERHASMADVFSQRINNTGWFDGATTGMGFIFLVLPLAVILPQFTVTGYDASCHMSEETKGASNSAANGIWQAILYSAIGGWILLLGILFAVQDADAVTASGGSVVTVLNQALSGPWVSTVLVISTVGQCFCAMACMTSTTRMLFAFSRDGAVPGARIWPRLNKSGVPLYSVALVAGLAILLALPALVEVDINGAPVPVAFNAVVSIGVVGLYLAFAIPIYQRLRKGSAFERGSWHLGRNYKWLGTIAVVEIALTTVIALLPTSPLGAPWNPDFEWKYFNYTPLVVGGTLLVLWLAWQLRVRHTYTGPRHTVDLPNGLTSADELEIEYEEHHPGHHHAVHGSHEKSDANHRA comes from the coding sequence ATGTCTGTCACCAAACCACAACGGTCCGACGACGAACTCCTCGCCAACCTCGGCTACAAGCCCGAACTGAAGCGTTCGTGGTCCGGCTTTTCCAACTTCGCCATCTCCTTCTCTGTCATCTCGATCCTCAGCGGCCCGTTCATCAGCTTCTTCATCGGATGGAACAACGGCGGCCCGGCGGCCATCAGCTGGGGCTGGCCCATCGTCTGTGCCCTCATCCTCGTGGTGGGCCTGTGCATGGGCGAACTTGTCTCCGCGATGCCCACCTCCGGCGGCATGTACTACTGGGCGGCCAAGCTTGGCAGCCTGCGCTCCAGCTACTTCACCGGCTGGCTGGACTTCCTGGGCCTGCTGGCCATCGTCGCCGCCGTGTCCTATGGCTGCGCCACCTTCATCGACGTGACCCTTTCGTCGTTCAGCTCGGCCTGGGCCGAAGGGTACTCACTGTCCCGGGTGTTCCTGATCTTCATCGCCGTGCTGGTGGTGGTCACGATCCTCTCGATCTTCTCCAGCCACCTGCTGGCCATCTTCAACAACATCTCCGTGTGGTGGCACGTCATCGGCACCGCGGCAATCATCGCCATCATCATCTTCGTGCCGGAACGCCACGCCAGCATGGCCGACGTGTTCAGCCAGCGGATCAACAACACCGGATGGTTCGACGGTGCCACTACCGGCATGGGATTCATCTTCCTTGTGCTCCCGCTCGCCGTGATCCTGCCGCAGTTCACCGTCACCGGCTACGACGCCTCCTGCCACATGTCCGAGGAAACCAAGGGCGCCTCCAACTCCGCCGCCAACGGCATCTGGCAGGCCATCCTCTACTCGGCAATCGGCGGCTGGATCCTGCTGCTGGGCATCCTCTTCGCCGTGCAGGACGCCGACGCCGTCACCGCAAGCGGCGGCAGCGTGGTCACCGTGCTCAACCAGGCACTGAGCGGCCCGTGGGTCAGCACCGTGCTGGTGATCTCCACCGTGGGCCAGTGCTTCTGCGCCATGGCCTGCATGACCTCCACCACCCGCATGCTGTTCGCCTTCAGCCGGGACGGCGCGGTGCCCGGCGCCCGCATCTGGCCCCGCCTCAACAAGAGCGGTGTTCCGCTGTACAGTGTAGCCCTGGTTGCCGGCCTGGCGATCCTCCTGGCCCTGCCCGCCCTCGTGGAGGTGGATATCAACGGCGCCCCCGTGCCGGTGGCCTTCAACGCGGTAGTCTCCATCGGCGTCGTCGGCCTGTACTTGGCCTTCGCTATCCCGATCTACCAGCGCCTCCGCAAGGGCTCCGCCTTCGAGCGCGGCTCCTGGCACCTGGGCCGGAACTACAAGTGGCTGGGCACCATCGCCGTCGTGGAGATCGCACTGACCACGGTGATCGCCCTCCTGCCGACCTCCCCGCTCGGAGCTCCGTGGAACCCCGACTTCGAGTGGAAGTACTTCAACTACACACCGCTGGTGGTCGGCGGAACCCTGCTGGTGCTGTGGCTGGCCTGGCAGCTCCGGGTCAGGCACACCTACACCGGCCCGCGCCACACCGTGGACCTGCCCAACGGACTCACCTCGGCCGACGAGCTGGAGATCGAGTACGAGGAGCACCACCCCGGCCACCACCACGCGGTCCACGGCAGCCACGAGAAGTCCGACGCCAACCACCGCGCGTAA
- a CDS encoding maleylpyruvate isomerase family mycothiol-dependent enzyme, whose translation MLPERYLAELTHCLGSLEELARQSEGTLARSVPACPGWTLDELFGHVGSIERWAAAVVRTGKHVEAPAPPTAGAASWFLEGAPDFLATMTSLDPTAPCWNFGPPPRTAGFWLRRQAHEHAIHLLDAHQASGQREPEFPEDFLLDGIDEALTMVAPRQIRLQRMPDPGKAVTFRIPHGTAWTVGSGDVKAEVSATPRDMYFGLWGRSNLSNTAAIDGDTELALRVIRGPLTP comes from the coding sequence ATGCTGCCCGAACGCTACCTGGCCGAACTCACGCACTGCCTCGGATCACTCGAAGAGCTTGCCCGCCAGTCGGAGGGCACACTGGCCCGCTCCGTTCCGGCCTGTCCGGGTTGGACGCTCGATGAGCTTTTTGGGCATGTCGGCTCCATCGAACGATGGGCTGCCGCCGTGGTCCGCACCGGCAAGCATGTTGAGGCACCGGCCCCGCCCACAGCAGGAGCGGCGAGCTGGTTCCTCGAAGGAGCGCCTGATTTCCTTGCCACGATGACCTCGCTGGACCCGACGGCCCCGTGTTGGAACTTCGGACCTCCCCCGCGCACTGCGGGTTTTTGGCTTCGCCGGCAGGCGCACGAGCACGCCATCCACCTTCTCGACGCCCACCAGGCGTCAGGGCAACGGGAACCGGAGTTCCCAGAGGACTTCCTGCTGGACGGCATCGACGAGGCCCTAACAATGGTCGCCCCGCGGCAGATCCGGCTACAGCGGATGCCGGACCCCGGAAAGGCCGTGACCTTCCGCATCCCCCACGGCACGGCCTGGACCGTCGGATCCGGGGACGTCAAAGCGGAGGTCAGCGCAACCCCACGGGACATGTACTTCGGCCTTTGGGGCCGCTCCAACCTGTCGAACACCGCCGCGATCGACGGCGACACTGAGCTCGCCTTGCGCGTCATCCGTGGTCCGCTTACGCCATAG
- a CDS encoding PucR family transcriptional regulator — MFLEDVLKHRSVQAADPLLRAAGSAVAGRQVRWVHSSEVLDIAPLLRGGELLLSGGQALATASDQRRVDYVRELAGRGVAAVAIETGPVLPDIPELMLVAAESNGLPLFELRKVAPFVGIMQEINSILVGQSVELLQRGDEISHAMAAELAHGGGLDEVLAVLAGQTGTGVRLVSPAGVTLGSAGVGSSGSGGAGGGGGGGAGGSGGASDGGNSDGGLGTEGLAGVSPGAVSTTAVDVPVRGVLAARLELELTEGVDPAFVRVAGERSVDILGLALLQRMPPGLKELAGAELMRAVHSGAQPWRLEQLGAAAGFAVDGPVAAVMIRSAASGRLRPALDAVLAGAVPHAASYADKLELIALAGLPREGTRSARASLLEALGSLEVPEGSAVAIGPLGQGIGEAAWSMAEARRTLDLAPRAGRSRHVLDAEAFGVERLAAESLDAAARRDYVRRTLGPVLEHDEQRNSQLLHTLTVWLDSGCNTAQAARELHLERQSMYHRLQRIFDLCGGDPRGTGRLASLHLATRLARLP; from the coding sequence GTGTTCCTCGAAGACGTTTTGAAGCACCGCAGCGTCCAGGCGGCCGATCCGCTCCTCCGCGCGGCGGGCTCTGCCGTGGCCGGGCGGCAGGTGCGGTGGGTGCACTCCAGCGAGGTCCTGGATATCGCTCCCTTGCTGCGCGGCGGTGAGCTTCTCCTCAGCGGCGGGCAGGCCCTGGCCACCGCTTCGGACCAGCGGCGCGTGGACTACGTGCGCGAGCTGGCCGGGCGCGGCGTGGCGGCTGTTGCGATCGAGACGGGGCCGGTGCTGCCTGACATCCCGGAGTTGATGCTGGTGGCGGCCGAGTCCAACGGCCTGCCGCTGTTCGAGCTCCGCAAAGTGGCACCCTTCGTGGGCATCATGCAGGAGATCAACTCGATCCTGGTGGGCCAGTCCGTGGAGCTGCTGCAGCGCGGGGATGAGATCAGCCACGCCATGGCCGCCGAACTCGCCCACGGCGGCGGGCTGGACGAGGTGCTCGCCGTGCTCGCCGGGCAGACCGGAACCGGGGTGCGCCTGGTGTCGCCGGCGGGAGTGACGCTGGGCAGCGCCGGTGTTGGTTCCTCCGGCAGCGGCGGCGCTGGCGGCGGGGGCGGCGGCGGCGCTGGCGGCAGTGGCGGCGCTTCCGACGGCGGAAATTCCGACGGCGGTCTTGGCACCGAAGGTTTGGCGGGAGTTAGCCCCGGGGCAGTGAGTACGACGGCGGTCGACGTTCCGGTCCGTGGTGTGCTGGCTGCCCGCCTCGAACTTGAGCTGACTGAGGGCGTCGACCCGGCGTTCGTCCGGGTGGCGGGCGAACGGTCCGTCGACATCCTCGGCCTGGCGCTGTTGCAGCGGATGCCGCCGGGCCTGAAGGAACTGGCGGGCGCTGAGCTGATGCGAGCCGTCCATTCCGGGGCCCAGCCGTGGCGGCTCGAGCAGCTGGGGGCGGCGGCGGGGTTCGCCGTCGACGGTCCGGTGGCCGCCGTCATGATCCGTTCCGCCGCCTCGGGCCGGCTGCGTCCCGCGCTGGACGCAGTCCTTGCGGGGGCGGTTCCGCATGCCGCGAGCTATGCCGACAAGCTGGAGCTCATCGCGTTGGCCGGCCTCCCGCGCGAGGGAACACGGTCCGCACGGGCATCGCTGCTCGAGGCGCTGGGGTCCCTCGAGGTCCCGGAAGGTTCCGCGGTCGCCATCGGACCTCTGGGGCAGGGCATCGGCGAGGCGGCGTGGTCGATGGCGGAAGCGCGGCGGACGCTGGATCTGGCGCCGCGGGCCGGCCGCTCCCGGCATGTCCTGGATGCGGAGGCATTTGGTGTCGAGCGCCTGGCAGCCGAGAGCCTCGACGCCGCTGCCCGCCGCGATTACGTCCGCCGAACGCTCGGCCCGGTCCTCGAGCACGACGAGCAGCGGAACTCGCAGTTGCTGCACACCCTGACCGTATGGCTGGACTCCGGCTGCAACACGGCCCAGGCTGCCCGCGAGCTGCACCTGGAACGGCAGTCGATGTACCACCGGCTGCAGCGCATCTTCGACCTCTGCGGCGGCGACCCCCGCGGAACCGGCCGCCTCGCGAGCCTGCACCTGGCCACCCGCCTGGCCCGACTCCCCTAG
- a CDS encoding purine-cytosine permease family protein — protein MHNSSTPQSGPATEQAEDFEAWLQPIPETARTRKVSGQFWIWAGANLAPINWVLGALGINLGLGFADTVTVLVLGNLIGMLLFGCFVLLGQKTGATGMVLARAAFGRRGNYLPAAIQALLVVGWCAVNTWIILDLVMALFGTLGWVDPQAHNYAWKIGVATFIMAAQVAIAWFGYKAIAAFEKWTVPPTIIILVVMSAVAWFGLKIDWTYAGPAGNILEGSERIAAMSAVMTAIGIGWGITWFTYAADYSRFVSTTVPKKKVYLASVLGQFIPVVWLGVLGASLATNSGEIDPGKLIVQNFGALALPVLLMVLHGPIATNILNIYTFSVATQALDITISRRKLNLFVGVFSLIAVIYFIFQEDFAAVLDAWLIGLVAWVAAWGGVMLVHFFWLERRWPGNVERLFDGVGTRRLPVVNWAGVTSLLAGIFATWLFMYGLVPVMQGPIAVALGGWDLSWLAGGLTSAGVYAVLGPRLHRQYVTVTPDGGTAAVAVSAPAAGQAPQPVPAVDL, from the coding sequence ATGCACAATTCCTCAACACCGCAGTCCGGGCCCGCAACGGAGCAGGCCGAGGACTTCGAAGCCTGGCTCCAGCCCATTCCGGAAACCGCGCGCACCCGCAAGGTGTCCGGCCAGTTCTGGATCTGGGCCGGCGCAAACCTCGCCCCGATCAACTGGGTCCTCGGCGCCCTGGGCATCAACCTCGGCCTTGGCTTTGCCGACACCGTCACCGTTCTGGTCCTGGGCAACCTGATCGGCATGCTGCTCTTTGGCTGCTTCGTCCTGCTGGGCCAAAAGACCGGGGCCACCGGCATGGTCCTGGCCCGCGCCGCCTTCGGCCGCCGCGGCAACTACCTTCCGGCCGCCATCCAGGCCCTGCTGGTGGTGGGCTGGTGCGCCGTCAACACCTGGATCATCCTCGACCTGGTCATGGCGCTCTTCGGCACCCTCGGCTGGGTGGACCCACAGGCCCACAACTACGCCTGGAAGATCGGCGTGGCCACGTTCATCATGGCCGCCCAGGTTGCCATCGCATGGTTCGGCTACAAGGCGATCGCCGCCTTCGAAAAATGGACCGTGCCGCCCACCATCATCATCCTGGTGGTCATGTCCGCCGTCGCCTGGTTCGGCCTCAAGATCGACTGGACCTACGCCGGCCCCGCGGGCAACATCCTCGAAGGCTCCGAACGGATCGCCGCCATGAGCGCCGTGATGACCGCCATCGGCATCGGCTGGGGCATCACCTGGTTCACCTACGCCGCCGACTACTCCCGCTTCGTCAGCACCACCGTCCCCAAGAAAAAGGTCTACCTCGCCTCCGTCCTGGGCCAGTTCATCCCGGTGGTCTGGCTGGGTGTCCTCGGCGCAAGCCTCGCCACCAACAGCGGCGAAATCGATCCCGGCAAGCTCATCGTCCAGAACTTCGGTGCCCTGGCGCTGCCCGTGCTCCTGATGGTGCTCCACGGCCCCATCGCCACCAACATCCTCAACATCTACACGTTCTCGGTGGCCACGCAGGCGCTCGACATCACCATCAGCCGCCGGAAACTCAACCTGTTCGTCGGCGTTTTCTCACTCATCGCCGTCATCTACTTCATCTTCCAGGAGGACTTCGCCGCCGTGCTGGACGCCTGGCTCATCGGCCTGGTGGCGTGGGTGGCAGCCTGGGGCGGCGTGATGCTGGTGCACTTCTTCTGGCTGGAGCGGCGCTGGCCCGGCAACGTGGAACGGCTGTTCGACGGCGTCGGCACCCGCCGCCTGCCCGTGGTCAACTGGGCCGGCGTGACCTCGCTGCTCGCCGGGATCTTCGCCACCTGGCTGTTCATGTACGGGCTGGTCCCGGTGATGCAGGGGCCCATCGCGGTTGCCCTGGGCGGCTGGGACCTCTCCTGGCTGGCCGGCGGACTCACCAGCGCCGGGGTGTATGCGGTGCTTGGCCCCCGTCTGCACCGGCAGTACGTGACGGTGACGCCCGACGGCGGCACTGCAGCCGTTGCTGTCAGCGCACCTGCCGCCGGGCAGGCACCCCAGCCCGTTCCCGCCGTCGACCTCTAA
- a CDS encoding polysaccharide deacetylase family protein has protein sequence MSPSAFPDSQHPITWPASYTAAASFTFDVDAESCVIAHDPASTRRMSLMSHQSYGPRVAVPRLLQILARQEVRGTFFIPGFTAESYPDVVRQIVDGGHEVAHHGYLHEPMQGIDAVTEASYIDRGLEALEKVAGIRPVGYRAPWWELNWHSPALLADRGFLYDSSLLDGDAPYRMSVSQDPSSGDTRDIVEIPVDWTLDDWEQYAFYPGVTGSGVIESPAKVLEMWTLEAQAHHAQGSCFVLTNHPFISGRPSKAVALEQLIERVKGMDGMWVTTLEQIAEHTAATVADVHTHARIEVPVAPGFGARFKPGQVQVPALG, from the coding sequence ATGAGCCCCAGCGCCTTCCCGGATTCCCAGCACCCCATCACCTGGCCCGCCAGCTACACCGCCGCCGCATCCTTCACCTTCGATGTCGATGCCGAATCCTGCGTCATCGCGCACGACCCCGCCAGCACCCGGCGGATGTCGCTGATGAGCCACCAGTCGTACGGGCCCAGGGTTGCGGTGCCGCGGCTGCTGCAGATCCTGGCGCGGCAGGAGGTCCGTGGGACGTTCTTCATCCCCGGGTTCACCGCGGAAAGCTACCCGGACGTCGTGCGGCAGATCGTCGACGGCGGCCACGAGGTTGCGCACCACGGCTACCTGCACGAGCCGATGCAGGGGATCGACGCCGTGACGGAGGCCTCCTATATTGACCGCGGGCTCGAGGCGCTGGAGAAGGTCGCCGGGATCCGGCCGGTGGGGTACCGGGCGCCGTGGTGGGAACTGAACTGGCACTCGCCGGCGCTCCTCGCAGACCGCGGTTTCCTCTACGATTCCAGCCTGCTCGACGGCGACGCGCCGTACCGGATGTCGGTCTCGCAGGATCCTTCCTCCGGGGATACCCGCGACATCGTGGAGATCCCCGTGGACTGGACGCTCGACGACTGGGAGCAGTACGCCTTCTACCCGGGAGTCACCGGCAGCGGCGTGATCGAAAGCCCGGCCAAGGTGCTGGAGATGTGGACACTCGAGGCGCAGGCACACCATGCGCAGGGAAGCTGCTTCGTGCTCACCAACCACCCGTTCATCTCGGGCCGGCCCTCCAAGGCAGTGGCCCTGGAGCAGCTCATCGAGCGGGTCAAGGGCATGGACGGCATGTGGGTGACGACGCTGGAGCAGATCGCGGAGCATACTGCGGCGACTGTTGCCGACGTCCACACCCACGCCCGGATCGAGGTGCCTGTTGCTCCCGGTTTCGGAGCCCGCTTCAAGCCGGGGCAGGTGCAGGTACCCGCGCTGGGGTAG
- a CDS encoding CsbD family protein: MGLGDKIHNAAEKLHGRSKEAAGRATGDERLRSEGRARHIRADLKQAGEKIKDAFRRH; encoded by the coding sequence ATGGGTTTGGGTGACAAGATCCACAACGCCGCCGAAAAACTCCACGGCAGAAGCAAGGAAGCAGCCGGCCGCGCGACCGGAGATGAGCGGCTCCGGTCCGAAGGCAGGGCCCGCCACATCAGGGCCGACCTCAAGCAGGCCGGCGAAAAGATCAAGGACGCCTTCAGGAGGCACTAA
- a CDS encoding PepSY-associated TM helix domain-containing protein has translation MTLLANPQKSRQPSPPEAAPAGNGPDGRGWFRAFLLRLHFYAGILAGPFLFVAAVSGGLYAITPALEQAVHAKELRVPAVAHPLPLSAQVKTAMDSAGGATPIAVRPAPGSEDTTRVLFADPTLGESEYRTVFVHPGTGEIRGDLTTYGSSGSLPTRTWISNLHRSLNLGEPGRIYSELAASWLWVVALGGLGLWIGRIRRRRISSPKARPASGRARMVWLHGTTGTVLLAAFLFLSASGLTWSASAGENITKVRTSLGWLTPTVSTSLNGEASAPAGDHAGHGSGSAPTGAAADPATYDTVERIARADIITAPMVDIKPPAKAGTAWTVTEAGREWPATASAVAIDPDSEKVTSRADFKDFGLAAKLTRWAIAAHMGLLFGLPNQLVLLAVAAGLAAMVVWGYVMWWKRRPTRGSAWAVGRPAPRGAFVRGHWAGVLAAITAMVLVGMFLPLLGWSLLAFLLLDAVIGEARRRRRYSPEPKADVAEAHK, from the coding sequence ATGACCCTATTAGCCAACCCCCAAAAGTCCAGGCAACCATCACCGCCGGAGGCTGCCCCCGCCGGCAACGGACCGGACGGCCGCGGATGGTTCCGCGCCTTCCTGCTCCGGCTGCACTTCTACGCTGGCATTCTCGCCGGTCCCTTCCTTTTCGTCGCCGCGGTCAGCGGCGGCCTCTACGCCATCACCCCGGCACTGGAACAGGCCGTCCACGCCAAGGAGCTGCGCGTTCCGGCGGTCGCCCACCCTCTGCCGCTCTCCGCACAGGTGAAGACGGCGATGGATTCCGCCGGCGGCGCTACGCCCATTGCCGTCCGCCCGGCGCCCGGCTCCGAGGACACCACCCGCGTGCTCTTCGCCGACCCTACGCTGGGTGAATCCGAATACAGGACCGTCTTTGTGCATCCCGGCACGGGCGAAATCCGCGGAGACCTCACCACCTATGGCAGCAGCGGGTCGCTCCCCACGCGCACCTGGATCTCCAACCTCCACCGCTCCCTGAACCTCGGTGAGCCCGGCCGGATCTACAGTGAACTGGCTGCGTCCTGGCTCTGGGTTGTCGCGCTCGGCGGGCTGGGTCTGTGGATCGGCAGGATCCGCCGACGCCGAATATCGTCTCCGAAGGCCCGCCCCGCTTCCGGCCGGGCGAGGATGGTGTGGCTCCACGGCACCACGGGCACCGTCCTGCTCGCCGCCTTCCTGTTCCTGTCCGCCTCCGGCCTCACCTGGTCCGCCAGCGCGGGCGAGAACATCACCAAGGTCCGCACCAGCCTCGGCTGGCTCACCCCCACTGTCTCCACGTCACTGAATGGGGAGGCGTCCGCACCGGCCGGTGACCACGCCGGGCACGGTTCAGGGTCGGCACCGACCGGCGCGGCAGCGGACCCGGCAACCTACGACACCGTCGAGCGGATCGCCCGGGCGGACATCATCACGGCCCCCATGGTGGACATCAAGCCGCCCGCAAAGGCCGGCACGGCCTGGACCGTGACCGAGGCAGGCCGGGAATGGCCGGCCACCGCCAGCGCAGTTGCCATCGACCCGGATTCCGAGAAGGTCACCAGCCGCGCCGACTTCAAGGATTTCGGACTGGCGGCGAAGCTGACCCGCTGGGCCATCGCGGCGCACATGGGCCTGCTCTTCGGCCTGCCCAACCAGCTCGTCCTGCTCGCCGTGGCCGCAGGACTGGCCGCCATGGTGGTGTGGGGCTACGTGATGTGGTGGAAGCGCCGCCCCACCCGCGGCAGCGCCTGGGCCGTGGGCCGGCCGGCGCCGCGGGGAGCCTTCGTCCGCGGACACTGGGCAGGCGTCCTGGCCGCGATCACGGCGATGGTCCTCGTGGGCATGTTCCTGCCGCTCCTTGGCTGGAGCCTCCTCGCCTTCCTCCTCCTGGACGCGGTGATAGGTGAAGCCAGGCGCCGTCGTCGTTATTCTCCGGAACCAAAAGCGGACGTGGCCGAAGCTCACAAGTAA
- a CDS encoding YcnI family copper-binding membrane protein, whose protein sequence is MNTSLRRTLKTAAAATLTAGFLAAGAAAASAHVTVDPSATAEGGFTKLTFSVPNESETAKTNRLEVKLPTDTPLTSVSVKPMDGWKAKIITGTLPKPVEVNGATVTKAPTSVVWTADAAHQIGQNEFQTFTLSVGRLPAAGTTVTLPAAQGYTDGTTVNWADAAADHGHASATSSAGASETPAAEAKESRPAPTFVTTAAEDDGHGAAAPTATQASAVAPASSDSSSGGDTAGWIGLAAGLIGLAAGVTALARTRASRGNS, encoded by the coding sequence ATGAATACCTCGCTTCGCCGTACCCTCAAGACCGCCGCTGCCGCCACGCTGACGGCCGGATTCCTGGCCGCCGGCGCGGCCGCCGCCTCCGCCCACGTCACTGTCGACCCCTCCGCCACCGCTGAGGGCGGTTTCACCAAGCTGACGTTCAGCGTTCCCAACGAGTCCGAGACCGCCAAGACCAACCGCCTCGAAGTGAAACTGCCCACCGACACCCCGCTGACGTCGGTTTCGGTCAAGCCCATGGACGGCTGGAAGGCCAAGATCATTACCGGCACCCTGCCCAAACCGGTCGAGGTGAACGGGGCCACCGTGACCAAGGCACCCACCAGCGTGGTCTGGACTGCCGACGCTGCGCACCAGATCGGGCAGAACGAGTTCCAGACCTTCACCCTGTCGGTCGGCCGCCTCCCCGCTGCCGGGACCACGGTGACCCTGCCGGCGGCCCAGGGCTACACGGACGGGACCACCGTTAACTGGGCCGATGCGGCTGCCGACCACGGCCACGCGTCGGCAACGTCCTCCGCGGGCGCCTCGGAAACGCCTGCCGCAGAGGCGAAGGAGTCCCGCCCGGCACCGACGTTCGTCACCACGGCAGCTGAAGACGACGGCCACGGAGCTGCCGCCCCCACCGCCACGCAGGCTTCCGCAGTGGCGCCGGCGTCGTCGGATTCCTCCTCCGGCGGCGACACCGCAGGATGGATCGGACTCGCCGCCGGACTCATCGGCCTCGCAGCCGGCGTGACGGCGCTGGCACGCACACGCGCCAGCCGCGGCAACAGCTAG
- a CDS encoding potassium channel family protein gives MAKNLFSRSPEAAGQADTVVVIGLGRFGGALALELEAQGTEVLGIDANEDTVQSYNGRLTHVVRADSTKEEVLRQLSVHEFDRAVVGIGTDIEASILTTSRLLTFKKPQIWAKAISEPHAEILNQLGVDHVIRPEHDMGKRVAHLVRGSLLDYVEFEDDFVMIRTSPPAEACDRPLGVLGLRDKYGITIVAVKRPGGIWGHTTAQTVLYEEDQIIVQGSKTQAERFSNMQ, from the coding sequence TTGGCTAAGAACCTCTTTTCCCGTTCACCCGAAGCCGCGGGTCAGGCGGACACGGTGGTGGTCATCGGACTGGGCCGTTTCGGCGGCGCCCTGGCGCTGGAGCTCGAGGCGCAGGGCACCGAGGTGCTCGGCATCGACGCCAACGAGGACACCGTCCAGTCCTACAACGGCCGCCTCACCCACGTGGTCCGCGCCGATTCCACCAAGGAGGAGGTGCTGCGCCAGCTCTCCGTCCACGAGTTCGACCGCGCCGTGGTGGGCATCGGCACGGACATCGAGGCAAGCATCCTGACGACGTCGCGCCTGCTCACCTTCAAGAAGCCGCAGATCTGGGCCAAGGCCATCAGCGAGCCGCACGCCGAGATCCTCAACCAGCTCGGCGTGGACCACGTGATCCGCCCCGAGCACGACATGGGCAAACGCGTGGCCCACCTGGTCCGCGGCTCGCTGCTGGACTACGTCGAGTTCGAGGACGACTTCGTCATGATCCGCACCAGCCCGCCCGCCGAGGCCTGCGACCGGCCGCTCGGCGTCCTGGGCCTGCGCGACAAGTACGGCATCACCATCGTGGCGGTCAAGCGCCCCGGCGGGATCTGGGGCCACACCACGGCGCAGACCGTCCTGTACGAGGAGGACCAGATCATTGTGCAGGGCAGCAAGACGCAGGCGGAGCGCTTCAGCAACATGCAGTGA